The sequence below is a genomic window from Brevibacillus laterosporus.
ACATACAATGGCAATAATTGCTACAGTAATATAGTATCAGAGAGATAGGAGGCAAAACAATGGTACCCCTTTTATATGGTGTCGAATTAGAAATGCCCAAAGGAAAGCTACCTGGTTTCTATGCGCAGATCGTACATAAGATTGGTGAACAAGTAAAGGTAATCGATCGTGATAAAAAATTAATGATCGTTTCCACAACGGATGACCAACAACAATTGTTACAAATCGCAGCTAAGTATCAGGCGAAAACAGAATGCTTCTCCTTGTGGTTGCTTCCAGAAGGCGTGACAAGCCCAAAACTTAGTGATTACGGATTTATTAGTCTAAATGACCGTCAATATGTATACGCTAATCTCGTGAGCTTCTTTCGCTTTCCTGACAATCCTCTCACTCATGATCATCAGGAAGCATACGAACAAATGAAGCAGCATATCCTGGTTTCTTTTACTGCAAAGGACCAAACCATTTATATTACGGACACCAACCATAAGGAGTTACTAGATCAATTAGCTAGTCGCTACAAGGTCGTGCTGGACTGGCATCCAGGTATTCCTACTACATAAAGATATTCATGTATTGGTATATCACACTTACAATAAAAAAAGGAGCATCTCTCTACTATCCTGGTATTATCCCCTTCTGGTATTATCCCCTTACAGTAGACAGTAAAAAAAGAGTTCATGATATCATGGATTCATTACTGTTGACCGGAGGGGTTTTTTCATGCCACCAAAAAAGGGACAAATCTTTACTCGCTATAGTGAAGAAATTAAAAAGGAAGCTGTGCGCCTACGGGTCGAAGACCAGTGGAGCTATGCCATGATCAGAAAAAAACTGGGAATTAAAAGTGATGCCCAAATCATCGCGTGGGTTCAGAAACATAAAAACGGAGAATCGTTTGTGGACTATCGAGGGCACTGGAATAAGAAGCACTTCAGCAGCGTAGAAGAGGAAAATGCCTACCTGAAAGCGCAGGTAGAATATCTAAAAAAGCTCAATCCGAATCTTCATGGGGAGGGAAGTTGGATAAGCCAGCCCGATTTAGGACCATCGAAAAAATGAGTCAGACCTACTCCATCACGACACTATGTAAAATTGCGGAAGTATCACGTGCTGGTTTCTACAAGTGGAAATCGGCCTTAGGATCTCGTCAGATCCAATTTGAGCTGGAAACCAATCTAAAAGAACATATTCTTGCTATTCATCGACTTCGTCCTATTTTCGGTTATAAACGCATGCGAACAGCCCTTCTCAAAGAAGGGTTCCTGGTTAACCACAAAAAGGTGCGTAGGCTCATGCGAGAGCTGGGGATTCGCTCTGTCATCCGTAAGAAACGCCCCTTTGCGGGGCGAAAACCATCCGTTGTCTTTCCGAATGTTCTCAACCGAGAATTTACAGCAGAAACGATTTTGAAGAAATTTGTAACGGATATTACCTATATCCGAGTTGGTCATGATTTTGTCTATTTATCGGTCGTTTTAGACCTTTACAACAACGAAGTTGTCGCATGGGACATGTCATCTCGTAACGATCTACAACTCGTTTTGGGCACGGTAAAGTATTTGAATGCACAAGGGGCCATTTTGCATTCTGATCAAGGATTCCAATACACAACAAAGTCTTACAAGAGAATGCTTGAAGAGAAACAGCTCATTGGAAGCCATTCAAGAAGGGGAAATTGTTTTGATAACGCCTGTGTGGAGTCGTTCTTCTCACATTTGAAAACAGAGAAACTTTACCTTGAAAAACCAGCAAGTCAAATGGAGGCTCGAAAACTGATCACGGAATATATCAATTTTTATAACCAAGAACGTTTCCAGAAAAAACTTGGCGATCTCTCCCCGGTAGAGTACCGTGAAGCGATCGCCGCATAACAAACTTACTCTTTTTTCATTGTCTACTTGACGGGGCTACAACCATCCAATCCAGTAAGAGATGCTCTTTTTCCTCTTGAGTAGCATTACTTATCCAGAACATCAAAGCGATAACCAAAAACCTTGCCGTTATTTAAGCTAAATACTACTTGGTAGTTGCTTCCCTTATACGTAAGCTCTTTATCCCCAGTTGCGTCTCCATAGAGTTGCTTCACTTTGTCTATACTTTCATACATAGACAGTCCTCTGTTGGTTTTAAATTTGTCACCTTTATCCTGCGGAATACCACCCACCATGATACTGGTTACTACTCCTTTTTGGACTGTTAGTAACACCTGCGCCTGATCAGCAAATAATATGCCTGTAGTAATATTCCCTTCGCCTTTTGCCAACTGTTCAACCGTTAGCGATTCTCGACTAACCATATCCATAAATTCATACTTTTCTGGTTTCAAAGCATCCATAGCTTCTTTAATTCCTTCTCCGACATAGGCTCCACGAATACCATACTCCTTGGCATTTTCAGGATCAAATGCTGGAGCCAAAGTTGTGTTCTCTGTAGGAGTTGGAGCTGTTGTCCCCGGCGGCTGACAACCTGTTAACGCTACAACAGATGCAAGTACAGCACTTCCTACAATCACTTTCCAATTATTCATCTCTATGTTCCCCTATCTTGCCATTCATTCGT
It includes:
- a CDS encoding IS3 family transposase (programmed frameshift) — protein: MPPKKGQIFTRYSEEIKKEAVRLRVEDQWSYAMIRKKLGIKSDAQIIAWVQKHKNGESFVDYRGHWNKKHFSSVEEENAYLKAQVEYPKKAQSESSWGGKLDKPARFRTIEKMSQTYSITTLCKIAEVSRAGFYKWKSALGSRQIQFELETNLKEHILAIHRLRPIFGYKRMRTALLKEGFLVNHKKVRRLMRELGIRSVIRKKRPFAGRKPSVVFPNVLNREFTAETILKKFVTDITYIRVGHDFVYLSVVLDLYNNEVVAWDMSSRNDLQLVLGTVKYLNAQGAILHSDQGFQYTTKSYKRMLEEKQLIGSHSRRGNCFDNACVESFFSHLKTEKLYLEKPASQMEARKLITEYINFYNQERFQKKLGDLSPVEYREAIAA